In one Streptomyces venezuelae genomic region, the following are encoded:
- a CDS encoding ATP-binding protein has protein sequence MTVSVDSTTSATANPTAPAPGSADGAEALRPHAEDAFAAELAALAAQDDRPRPRRWKLSPWAVATYLLGGTLPDGTVITPKYVGPRRIVEVAVTTLATDRALLLLGVPGTAKTWVSEHLAAAVSGDSTLLVQGTAGTPEEAIRYGWNYAQLLAHGPSRDALVPSPVMRAMAEGMTARVEELTRIPADVQDTLITILSEKTLPIPELGQEVQAVRGFNLIATANDRDRGVNDLSSALRRRFNTVVLPLPESAEAEVDIVSRRVDQIGRSLDLPAGPEGIDEIRRVVTVFRELRDGVTADGRTKLKSPSGTLSTAEAISVVTNGLALAAHFGDGVLRSGDVAAGILGAVVRDPAADRVIWQEYLETVVRERDGWKDFYRACREVSA, from the coding sequence ATGACCGTTTCCGTCGACTCGACGACGTCCGCGACCGCGAATCCGACGGCGCCCGCGCCCGGTTCCGCAGACGGTGCGGAAGCGCTCAGGCCGCATGCCGAGGATGCCTTCGCCGCCGAACTCGCCGCGCTCGCCGCGCAGGACGACCGGCCGCGGCCGCGGCGGTGGAAGCTGTCGCCGTGGGCCGTCGCCACCTACCTGCTCGGTGGTACCCTGCCCGACGGCACGGTGATCACGCCGAAGTACGTGGGGCCGCGCCGCATCGTCGAGGTCGCCGTCACGACGCTCGCCACCGACCGCGCCCTGCTGCTGCTCGGCGTGCCCGGCACCGCCAAGACCTGGGTGTCCGAGCATCTGGCGGCCGCCGTCAGCGGCGACTCGACGCTGCTCGTGCAGGGCACGGCGGGCACGCCGGAGGAAGCGATCCGGTACGGCTGGAACTACGCCCAGTTGCTCGCCCACGGCCCCAGCCGCGACGCGCTCGTGCCCAGCCCCGTCATGCGGGCGATGGCGGAGGGCATGACGGCGCGCGTCGAGGAGCTGACCCGCATCCCCGCCGATGTGCAGGACACGCTGATCACGATCCTGTCGGAGAAGACCCTGCCGATCCCGGAGCTGGGGCAGGAGGTGCAGGCCGTGCGCGGCTTCAACCTCATCGCGACGGCCAACGACCGCGATCGCGGAGTCAACGACCTGTCGAGCGCCCTGCGCCGTCGCTTCAACACCGTCGTCCTGCCGCTGCCGGAGAGCGCCGAGGCCGAGGTCGACATCGTCTCGCGCCGCGTCGACCAGATCGGCCGCTCCCTCGACCTGCCCGCGGGTCCCGAGGGCATCGACGAGATACGCCGTGTCGTCACCGTCTTCCGTGAACTGCGCGACGGCGTCACGGCAGACGGGCGTACGAAGCTGAAGTCGCCCAGCGGCACCTTGTCCACGGCCGAGGCGATCTCCGTCGTGACCAACGGCCTCGCGCTGGCGGCCCACTTCGGGGACGGCGTGCTGCGCTCCGGTGACGTGGCGGCCGGCATCCTCGGCGCCGTCGTCCGGGACCCGGCGGCGGACCGCGTCATCTGGCAGGAGTATCTGGAGACGGTCGTGCGCGAGCGCGACGGCTGGAAGGACTTCTACCGCGCGTGCCGCGAGGTGAGCGCATGA
- a CDS encoding C40 family peptidase, producing the protein MASHRKPRNRTAGIRTAPAIGITTAALTSVALLSQSAQAAPSAPAKPSLEEVQKKVDELYQQAGVATQKYNSAKERTEKQRKKVDRLLDDVAKRTDKLNDARQELGSFAAAQYRTGAVSETATMMLANDPQGYFDQNHLADRLTTRQKKAVDAYEVEQASATKQRTKAAKSLETLTDSRDELRTSKKTVQKKLGDARELLSKLTAEEKARLAEIERKKKQEAKRKAEKLAREQAAEAERKRKEEAAQREKEREGGQDSGSGSDTGSGSGSGSGSGSGSGSGSSDGSYATKAAKVIDFAEAQIGKPYVWGATGPDSYDCSGLTQDAWKAAGISLPRTTWDQVKVGTTVKTADAKPGDLVFFYDDISHVGIYIGNGKMIHAPKPGANVRVESIYYMPIHSVVRPA; encoded by the coding sequence TTGGCGTCGCACCGCAAGCCGCGGAACCGGACAGCCGGCATTCGTACGGCCCCCGCCATCGGCATCACGACGGCAGCCCTCACCTCCGTCGCCCTCCTGTCGCAGAGCGCGCAGGCCGCGCCCTCGGCGCCGGCCAAACCCAGCCTAGAAGAGGTGCAGAAGAAGGTCGACGAGCTCTACCAGCAGGCGGGTGTCGCCACCCAGAAGTACAACTCCGCCAAGGAGCGCACCGAGAAGCAGCGCAAGAAGGTGGACCGGCTGCTGGACGACGTGGCCAAGCGCACGGACAAGCTGAACGACGCACGCCAGGAGCTCGGCTCGTTCGCCGCGGCGCAGTACCGCACGGGCGCCGTCTCCGAGACGGCCACGATGATGCTCGCCAACGACCCGCAGGGCTACTTCGACCAGAACCACCTGGCGGACCGCCTGACCACGCGCCAGAAGAAGGCGGTCGACGCCTACGAAGTGGAGCAGGCGTCGGCGACGAAGCAGCGCACGAAGGCGGCGAAGAGCCTGGAGACGCTGACCGACTCGCGGGACGAGCTCAGGACGAGCAAGAAGACCGTCCAGAAGAAGCTGGGGGACGCCCGCGAGCTCCTTTCGAAGCTGACCGCCGAAGAGAAGGCGCGGCTAGCGGAGATCGAGCGGAAGAAGAAGCAGGAGGCCAAGCGCAAGGCCGAGAAGCTGGCCCGGGAGCAGGCCGCCGAGGCGGAGCGCAAGCGCAAGGAGGAGGCGGCCCAGCGGGAGAAGGAGCGCGAGGGGGGCCAGGACTCCGGTTCGGGCTCCGACACAGGCTCGGGTTCCGGTTCGGGCTCGGGTTCCGGTTCCGGTTCGGGCTCCGGGAGCTCCGACGGCAGCTATGCCACCAAGGCCGCGAAGGTCATCGACTTCGCGGAGGCCCAGATCGGCAAGCCGTACGTCTGGGGCGCCACCGGCCCCGACTCCTACGACTGCTCCGGGCTGACGCAGGACGCGTGGAAGGCCGCCGGGATCTCCCTGCCGCGCACCACGTGGGACCAGGTGAAGGTCGGCACGACGGTGAAGACCGCCGACGCGAAACCGGGTGACCTGGTGTTCTTCTACGACGACATCAGCCACGTCGGGATCTACATCGGCAACGGCAAGATGATCCACGCCCCGAAGCCGGGTGCGAACGTCCGCGTCGAGTCGATCTACTACATGCCGATCCACAGCGTGGTCCGCCCCGCCTGA
- a CDS encoding ATP-dependent DNA helicase: MSSLFDDSFLADLQPSRATDEAPPPPPEDSAPEPIPDDLFDGKFDAPMSRDTHYRDGAPRPVINPATLLDGLNENQRAAVVHAGSPLLIVAGAGSGKTRVLTHRIAHLLAERGVHPGQILAITFTNKAAGEMKERVEQLVGPRANAMWVSTFHSACVRILRREYKKLGFTSSFSIYDAADSKRLMALVCRDLDLDPKKFPPKSFSAKISNLKNELIDEEDFAGQAADGFEKTLAQAYAMYQSRLREANALDFDDLIMTTVHLLRAFPDVAEHYRRRFRHVMVDEYQDTNHAQYALVRELVGPSGGEGDDPAELCVVGDADQSIYAFRGATIRNILQFEEDYTDATTILLEQNYRSTQTILTAANAVIERNESRRPKNLWTNQGEGARITGYVADTEHDEAQFVADEIDRLTDAGDAKAGDVAIFYRTNAQSRVFEEIFIRVGLPYKVVGGVRFYERKEVRDVLAYLRVLANPEDAVPLRRILNVPKRGIGDRAEAMVDALAQREKISFPQALRRVDEAYGMAARSTNAVKRFNTLMEELRTVVESGAGPAVVLEAVLERTGYLAELQASTDPQDETRIENLQELAAVALEFEQDNNRAADTGQTADTGQTADDAEGGADAGEGEGEGEAGGAAAPAGTLSDFLERVALVADSDQIPDEEDDGSGVITLMTLHTAKGLEFPVVFLTGMEDGVFPHMRSLGQVKELEEERRLAYVGITRARERLYLTRSSMRSAWGTPSYNPPSRFLEEIPDTHLDWKRTGSVGAPATSGPTAGIASSLSSSRSRTGGAQGFATRRASEKPVVSLAVGDRVTHDQFGLGTVVGVKGTGANAEATVDFGEPKPKRLLLRYAPVEKL, from the coding sequence ATGAGCAGCCTCTTTGATGACAGCTTCCTGGCGGACCTGCAGCCTTCCCGGGCCACGGACGAAGCGCCCCCGCCGCCGCCCGAGGACAGCGCTCCGGAGCCCATTCCGGACGATCTGTTCGACGGGAAGTTCGACGCGCCCATGTCCCGGGACACGCACTACCGCGACGGCGCCCCGCGCCCGGTCATCAACCCGGCGACGCTCCTCGACGGGCTGAACGAGAACCAGCGCGCGGCCGTCGTGCACGCGGGCTCCCCGCTGCTCATCGTCGCCGGCGCCGGATCCGGCAAGACCCGCGTGCTGACCCACCGCATCGCGCACCTGCTCGCCGAGCGCGGCGTGCACCCCGGCCAGATCCTCGCGATCACCTTCACGAACAAGGCCGCGGGCGAGATGAAGGAGCGCGTCGAGCAGCTCGTCGGCCCCCGGGCGAACGCGATGTGGGTGTCGACCTTCCACAGCGCCTGCGTCCGCATCCTCCGCAGGGAGTACAAGAAGCTGGGCTTCACGTCCTCCTTCTCGATCTACGACGCCGCCGACTCCAAGCGGCTCATGGCCCTGGTCTGCCGCGACCTGGACCTCGACCCGAAGAAGTTCCCGCCGAAGTCGTTCAGCGCCAAGATCTCGAACCTGAAGAACGAGCTGATCGACGAAGAGGACTTCGCGGGTCAGGCCGCCGACGGCTTCGAGAAGACCCTCGCCCAGGCCTACGCCATGTACCAGTCGCGCCTCCGCGAGGCGAACGCGCTGGACTTCGACGACCTGATCATGACGACGGTCCACCTGCTGCGCGCCTTCCCGGACGTCGCCGAGCACTACAGGCGCCGCTTCCGGCACGTCATGGTCGACGAGTACCAGGACACGAACCACGCGCAGTACGCGCTGGTGCGCGAGCTGGTCGGCCCCTCGGGAGGCGAGGGCGACGACCCCGCGGAGCTGTGCGTGGTGGGTGACGCGGACCAGTCCATCTACGCCTTCCGCGGCGCCACGATCCGCAACATCCTCCAGTTCGAGGAGGACTACACGGACGCGACGACGATCCTCCTGGAGCAGAACTACCGCTCCACCCAGACGATCCTCACCGCCGCCAACGCGGTCATCGAGCGGAACGAGAGCCGCCGCCCCAAGAACCTGTGGACCAACCAGGGCGAGGGCGCACGCATCACCGGGTACGTCGCCGACACCGAGCACGACGAGGCGCAGTTCGTCGCCGACGAGATCGACCGCCTCACCGACGCGGGCGACGCGAAGGCCGGCGACGTGGCGATCTTCTACCGGACGAACGCCCAGTCCCGTGTCTTCGAAGAGATCTTCATCCGCGTCGGCCTGCCCTACAAGGTGGTCGGCGGCGTCCGCTTCTACGAGCGCAAGGAGGTCCGCGATGTGCTGGCCTACCTGCGCGTTCTCGCCAACCCCGAGGACGCGGTGCCGCTGCGCCGCATCCTCAACGTGCCGAAGAGGGGCATCGGCGACCGCGCCGAGGCCATGGTCGACGCGCTCGCGCAGCGCGAGAAGATCTCCTTCCCGCAGGCGCTGCGCCGCGTCGACGAGGCGTACGGAATGGCGGCCCGCTCCACCAACGCCGTCAAGCGTTTCAACACGCTGATGGAGGAGTTGCGGACCGTCGTCGAGTCGGGCGCCGGCCCGGCCGTCGTCCTGGAGGCCGTGCTCGAACGGACCGGCTACCTGGCCGAGCTGCAGGCCTCGACCGACCCGCAGGACGAGACCCGCATCGAGAACCTCCAGGAGCTCGCCGCCGTGGCGCTGGAGTTCGAGCAGGACAACAACCGGGCAGCGGACACCGGCCAGACCGCGGACACCGGCCAGACCGCGGACGACGCGGAGGGCGGGGCCGATGCGGGCGAGGGTGAAGGCGAGGGCGAGGCCGGCGGAGCCGCCGCCCCGGCCGGCACGCTCTCCGACTTCCTTGAGCGCGTCGCCCTGGTCGCCGACTCCGACCAGATCCCCGACGAGGAGGACGACGGCTCCGGAGTCATCACGCTCATGACCCTGCACACCGCCAAGGGCCTCGAATTCCCCGTGGTGTTCCTGACCGGCATGGAGGACGGCGTGTTCCCGCACATGCGCTCCCTCGGGCAGGTCAAGGAGCTGGAGGAGGAGCGTCGCCTCGCGTACGTGGGCATCACCCGCGCGCGTGAACGGCTCTACCTCACCCGGTCGTCCATGCGCAGTGCCTGGGGCACGCCGTCGTACAACCCGCCGTCCCGCTTCCTCGAGGAGATCCCGGACACGCACCTGGACTGGAAGCGGACCGGCTCCGTCGGTGCGCCTGCCACGTCCGGACCCACCGCGGGAATCGCCTCGTCGCTTTCCTCGTCGCGCTCGCGTACCGGCGGTGCGCAGGGCTTCGCGACGCGGCGCGCATCGGAGAAGCCGGTCGTGTCGCTGGCCGTCGGCGACCGCGTCACGCACGACCAGTTCGGTCTCGGGACCGTGGTCGGTGTGAAGGGGACGGGCGCGAACGCCGAGGCGACGGTGGACTTCGGCGAGCCCAAGCCGAAGCGCCTCCTGCTGCGGTACGCGCCGGTGGAGAAGCTCTAA
- a CDS encoding cobalamin B12-binding domain-containing protein gives MGVAAGPIRVVVAKPGLDGHDRGAKVIARALRDAGMEVIYTGLHQTPEQVVDTAIQEDADAIGLSILSGAHNTLFARVLELLKERDAEDIKVFGGGIIPEADIAPLKEKGVAEIFTPGATTTSIVEWVRGNVRQAAV, from the coding sequence ATGGGTGTGGCAGCCGGGCCGATCCGCGTGGTCGTCGCGAAGCCGGGGCTCGACGGGCACGATCGCGGGGCCAAGGTGATCGCGCGGGCGTTGCGTGACGCCGGTATGGAGGTCATCTACACCGGGCTGCACCAGACGCCCGAGCAGGTCGTGGACACCGCGATCCAGGAGGACGCCGATGCGATCGGCCTCTCCATCCTGTCGGGGGCGCACAACACACTGTTCGCGCGCGTGCTGGAGCTTCTGAAGGAGCGGGACGCGGAGGACATCAAGGTGTTCGGCGGCGGCATCATCCCCGAGGCGGACATCGCGCCGCTCAAGGAGAAGGGCGTCGCGGAGATCTTCACGCCCGGGGCCACCACCACGTCGATCGTGGAGTGGGTCCGGGGAAACGTGCGGCAGGCCGCCGTCTGA
- a CDS encoding M23 family metallopeptidase, which produces MNDRHPSGSSMPPSSAPGADYAHYATYDEQSAQHNGYGHDTYSTGSFDTGTFATDPLFGDMPGNGHDTGQHDTGQWATTTGPQQTATYDAYAEQYYAATYDGSYDTASMWSTGGYQQVTGIPAQHGPESTGQWDTAAWHQAPQDDPQSGQWDTQTFDTGAYDATAWNSAGDTDESHQTHDAPDLPGAPVPHDAAQAYETDGDAAYGTTDAEADSLGAAPRSSRGRNGGPAAGGRSRTRRRTPAKRSALFTVAVPSACVMGVAGVAAASVGNFGGDDTKDSTTTAAAPDATSVQPSAANNKLDTQLANLSADAGDFADRASRTQERIDLKAEKVAAEKKAAAEAARKERLRPKFALPVKQHGLSAQFGQAGVNWMSAHSGIDFPVSYGTEVLAATDGTVSTKWNSAYGNMAIVTAKDGTETWYCHLSTHKISSGPVKAGETIAFSGNSGNSTGPHLHFEVRPAGGSAIDPLPWLRSHGLDPT; this is translated from the coding sequence GTGAACGACCGTCACCCGTCGGGGAGCTCGATGCCCCCGTCCTCGGCACCCGGCGCCGACTACGCGCACTACGCGACGTACGACGAACAGAGTGCCCAGCACAACGGCTACGGCCACGACACCTATTCCACCGGCAGCTTCGACACCGGAACGTTCGCGACCGACCCCCTCTTCGGCGACATGCCGGGCAACGGGCACGACACCGGCCAGCACGACACAGGCCAGTGGGCGACCACAACGGGCCCCCAGCAGACGGCCACTTACGACGCGTACGCGGAGCAGTACTACGCCGCCACGTACGACGGCAGCTACGACACCGCCTCGATGTGGTCGACCGGCGGATACCAGCAGGTCACCGGCATCCCCGCCCAGCACGGGCCGGAGTCGACGGGCCAGTGGGACACCGCCGCCTGGCACCAGGCCCCGCAGGACGACCCGCAGAGCGGCCAGTGGGACACGCAGACCTTCGACACCGGTGCGTACGACGCGACGGCCTGGAACTCGGCCGGTGACACCGACGAGTCACACCAGACGCACGACGCACCCGACTTGCCCGGCGCGCCCGTCCCGCACGACGCGGCGCAGGCGTACGAGACCGATGGCGACGCCGCGTACGGGACCACGGACGCCGAGGCCGACTCCCTCGGCGCCGCGCCCCGTTCCTCCCGCGGGAGGAACGGCGGGCCCGCGGCGGGCGGCCGGTCCAGGACCCGTCGCCGTACCCCCGCCAAGCGCTCCGCGCTCTTCACCGTCGCCGTGCCCTCCGCCTGCGTGATGGGGGTCGCCGGAGTGGCGGCCGCGTCCGTGGGGAACTTCGGCGGGGACGACACGAAGGACTCGACGACGACGGCAGCGGCCCCGGACGCCACGTCCGTGCAGCCCTCCGCCGCCAACAACAAGCTGGACACGCAGCTGGCGAACCTCTCCGCGGACGCGGGCGACTTCGCCGACCGCGCCAGCCGCACGCAGGAGCGCATCGACCTCAAGGCGGAGAAGGTGGCCGCCGAGAAGAAGGCGGCGGCAGAAGCCGCGCGCAAGGAGCGGCTGCGCCCCAAGTTCGCCCTGCCGGTGAAGCAGCACGGGCTCAGCGCGCAGTTCGGCCAGGCGGGCGTCAACTGGATGTCCGCGCACTCCGGAATCGACTTCCCGGTGTCGTACGGCACCGAGGTCCTCGCCGCGACCGACGGCACCGTGTCGACCAAGTGGAACAGCGCCTACGGCAACATGGCGATCGTCACCGCCAAGGACGGCACCGAGACGTGGTACTGCCACCTCTCCACGCACAAGATCTCCAGCGGCCCCGTGAAGGCGGGCGAGACCATCGCCTTCTCCGGGAACTCCGGCAACTCCACTGGTCCGCACCTGCACTTCGAGGTGCGGCCCGCCGGCGGCTCGGCGATCGACCCGCTGCCGTGGCTCCGCAGCCACGGCCTCGACCCGACGTAA
- a CDS encoding esterase/lipase family protein produces MAGLSMALLKATALELTILAGHLLLYPSGMAQERRQTPVQPPPGAPRLPSDGRPPVLLLHGFIDNRSVFVLLRRALSQHGGRRVESLNYSPLTCDIRGAAELLGRHIEELCERTGHARVDVVGHSLGGLIARYYAQRLGGDTRIRTLVTLGTPHAGTRVVPLANAHPIVRQMRPGSDVIEELKEPAPGCRTQFVSFWSDLDQIMDPLETACVDHPDLTAQNVRVTGIGHLALPVHPAVANGIRQALDLANPGTDAKSAPGGLTVA; encoded by the coding sequence ATGGCCGGCCTCTCCATGGCCCTCCTGAAGGCGACGGCCCTGGAGTTGACGATCCTCGCGGGCCACCTCCTCCTCTACCCCTCCGGCATGGCCCAGGAGCGCAGGCAGACCCCCGTCCAGCCACCCCCGGGCGCACCCCGCCTCCCCTCGGACGGCAGGCCTCCGGTTCTCCTGCTGCACGGCTTCATCGACAACCGCTCCGTGTTCGTGCTGCTCCGCCGCGCCCTGTCCCAGCACGGCGGCCGCCGCGTCGAGTCCCTCAACTACTCCCCGCTGACGTGTGACATCAGGGGCGCCGCCGAACTGCTCGGCCGTCACATCGAGGAGCTCTGCGAGCGCACGGGACACGCCCGGGTCGACGTGGTCGGTCACAGTCTCGGCGGGCTGATCGCCCGCTACTACGCACAGCGGCTCGGCGGCGACACCCGCATCCGCACCCTGGTCACGCTCGGCACGCCGCACGCGGGCACCCGCGTGGTGCCGCTCGCGAACGCGCACCCGATCGTCCGGCAGATGCGTCCGGGCTCCGACGTGATCGAGGAACTCAAGGAACCGGCGCCCGGCTGCCGCACGCAGTTCGTGAGTTTCTGGAGCGATCTGGACCAGATCATGGATCCGCTGGAGACGGCCTGCGTCGACCACCCCGACCTGACCGCGCAGAACGTCCGGGTCACCGGCATCGGTCACCTCGCGCTGCCGGTGCACCCCGCAGTCGCGAACGGAATCCGGCAGGCCCTCGACCTCGCGAACCCGGGGACCGATGCCAAGAGCGCACCGGGCGGACTGACGGTCGCCTGA
- a CDS encoding SWIM zinc finger domain-containing protein, with the protein MTQQGVRWTADQVLALAPDAPSRKAGSKLGAAGPWSEAGSTGEGAVWGLCKGSGSKPYQTIVDIADVAGPAYKCSCPSRKFPCKHALGLLLVWAGTDGTVPDGGEPPAWAEEWLAARRKRADAKQGSAAAPAASADPEAARKRAEKRAERITAGATELEQRLSDLLRGGTASAEQMGYGLWEETAARMVDAQAPGLAARVRELGAIPSSGPGWPVRFLEECALLHLLDQGWLHRDRLPDGLAATVRSRVGLPAQAEGPPVRDRWVVLAQYDTADSRLTTRRIWLYGTESGRTALLLSYRAAGRAPALALPVGLALDAEVTGYTGTGQLRVELGEQFTAPAPTAQRPPGVRPEEAAARYGEALGDDPWLESWPVTLAEVIPTRAQDPRDARDARGTRDARETRDTGSWQLVDPATDSALPLAPSATSRPGLWRLIALSGGAPLTVFGECGHRGFTPLAAWPKDSGETVSLC; encoded by the coding sequence ATGACTCAGCAGGGGGTGCGCTGGACGGCGGATCAGGTGCTGGCACTGGCTCCTGATGCCCCGTCACGCAAGGCGGGCAGCAAACTCGGCGCCGCGGGGCCGTGGTCGGAGGCCGGAAGTACTGGCGAGGGGGCGGTGTGGGGACTGTGCAAGGGCAGTGGCAGCAAGCCGTATCAGACGATCGTCGACATCGCGGACGTCGCGGGCCCGGCGTACAAATGCAGTTGCCCGAGCCGTAAATTCCCGTGCAAGCACGCGTTGGGGCTGCTGCTGGTGTGGGCGGGGACGGACGGCACCGTGCCGGACGGCGGCGAGCCGCCGGCCTGGGCCGAGGAGTGGCTCGCGGCGCGCCGCAAGAGAGCGGACGCCAAGCAGGGTTCGGCTGCCGCGCCCGCCGCATCGGCCGACCCGGAGGCCGCGCGCAAAAGAGCGGAGAAACGGGCCGAGCGCATCACCGCGGGCGCGACGGAGCTGGAGCAGCGCCTGTCCGACCTGCTCCGCGGTGGCACGGCATCGGCGGAGCAGATGGGGTACGGCTTGTGGGAGGAGACGGCGGCCCGCATGGTCGACGCCCAGGCGCCCGGACTGGCCGCGCGCGTGCGTGAGTTGGGGGCCATACCGTCCTCCGGGCCCGGTTGGCCCGTACGGTTCCTGGAGGAGTGCGCGCTGCTCCACCTCCTCGACCAGGGCTGGCTCCACCGCGACCGGCTGCCGGACGGCCTCGCGGCCACGGTCCGCTCCCGAGTCGGCCTGCCCGCACAGGCGGAGGGACCGCCGGTGCGTGACCGCTGGGTGGTCCTCGCCCAGTACGACACGGCGGACAGCCGGCTCACCACGCGCCGCATATGGCTGTACGGCACGGAGTCCGGACGCACCGCGCTCCTCCTTTCGTACAGGGCGGCGGGCCGGGCGCCCGCGCTCGCGCTGCCCGTCGGCCTCGCGCTGGATGCCGAGGTGACCGGGTACACGGGTACGGGGCAACTGCGCGTGGAGCTGGGCGAGCAGTTCACGGCACCGGCGCCCACCGCACAACGGCCACCGGGCGTACGTCCTGAAGAGGCCGCGGCCCGCTACGGCGAGGCGCTTGGGGACGACCCCTGGCTGGAGTCGTGGCCGGTGACGCTCGCGGAGGTGATACCGACCCGTGCGCAAGACCCGCGGGACGCGAGGGATGCACGGGGCACGCGCGACGCACGGGAAACCCGGGACACGGGCTCTTGGCAGCTGGTCGATCCGGCGACCGACTCGGCCCTGCCCCTCGCACCCTCCGCCACATCCCGGCCGGGCCTGTGGCGTCTGATCGCCCTCTCCGGAGGCGCACCTCTGACGGTGTTCGGCGAGTGCGGCCACCGAGGCTTCACCCCACTGGCGGCCTGGCCGAAGGACTCAGGAGAGACGGTGTCGCTGTGCTGA
- a CDS encoding DUF5691 domain-containing protein: MVTTALLGTERRPLPAAAHAPGKEAPIALLDAAALQTLRRRAGLRPAPAAALPEPAADDPRPPVPPAARRRLATLLTDQPGTGGGRRGAAPDLVELLPQWLALANARGYGAPPELLPALLNAARGRTDLRPQALTFAGPRALWLARLNPDWKFALRATPGGGVTLPSADDAPKVRRLWEEGLFAERVALLTTLRAHHAGATLDLLVSTWSTERAEDRLMFLDSLRTGLSAADEPFLERALTDRSRNVRATAAELLSALPDSALAGRMSSRAASCVAVDHTSDAPTLTVEAPHECDAGMERDGVTPKPPTGRGERSWWLGQLVEAAPLATWQPRLGNRTPAEIVALPVADDWRSELHAAWCRAAVRQRDVAWSRALLGTPASPDAAGPGAVSLAERAKLLASLPAAERADWVAGFIAAHGLSEAFQLLGVCAVPWAEPLGRAVVDSLNIARDAGSYPWSFSGVMGLAERCLDPSEAVRLEALTAIPDEAENASPGAGGYWSEAFQRLVTTLRLRAAIRDELPPP; this comes from the coding sequence CTGGTCACAACGGCCCTGCTGGGCACCGAACGCCGCCCGTTGCCGGCCGCTGCGCACGCCCCCGGCAAGGAGGCGCCGATCGCCCTCCTGGACGCGGCGGCACTGCAAACGCTGCGCCGACGGGCGGGTCTGCGCCCGGCCCCGGCCGCCGCGCTGCCCGAGCCCGCGGCGGACGACCCCAGGCCCCCGGTACCCCCGGCGGCCCGGCGACGACTCGCCACGCTGCTCACCGACCAGCCCGGCACCGGCGGCGGACGCAGGGGCGCGGCCCCCGACCTGGTGGAGCTCCTGCCCCAGTGGCTGGCCCTGGCCAACGCGCGGGGTTACGGCGCACCGCCGGAGTTGCTGCCCGCGCTCCTGAACGCGGCGCGGGGCCGCACGGATCTGCGCCCTCAGGCCCTCACCTTCGCGGGTCCCAGAGCCCTCTGGCTGGCCCGCCTGAACCCGGACTGGAAGTTCGCACTCCGGGCCACTCCCGGCGGCGGCGTGACCCTGCCCTCCGCCGACGACGCGCCGAAGGTGCGACGGCTCTGGGAGGAAGGGCTCTTCGCCGAGCGCGTCGCCCTCCTCACCACACTGCGCGCGCATCACGCCGGAGCGACCCTGGACCTGCTCGTGTCCACGTGGTCGACGGAGCGGGCGGAGGACCGCCTGATGTTCCTCGACTCCCTGCGCACGGGACTGTCCGCCGCGGACGAGCCGTTCCTGGAGCGGGCCCTCACCGACCGCAGCCGCAATGTCCGTGCCACCGCGGCGGAGCTGCTTTCCGCGCTCCCCGACTCGGCCCTGGCAGGCAGGATGTCGAGCCGCGCGGCCTCCTGCGTGGCCGTCGACCACACCTCCGACGCACCGACCCTCACCGTGGAGGCGCCGCACGAGTGCGACGCGGGCATGGAACGGGACGGCGTCACTCCGAAGCCCCCCACCGGCCGCGGCGAGCGCTCCTGGTGGCTGGGTCAGCTGGTGGAAGCGGCCCCGCTCGCCACCTGGCAGCCGCGGCTCGGCAACCGCACACCGGCCGAGATCGTGGCGCTCCCGGTGGCCGACGACTGGCGGAGCGAGCTGCACGCCGCATGGTGCCGGGCGGCGGTGCGCCAGCGGGACGTCGCCTGGTCACGTGCCCTGCTCGGCACCCCGGCGTCGCCCGACGCGGCGGGCCCCGGCGCCGTGTCGCTCGCGGAGCGGGCCAAGCTCCTCGCCTCGCTGCCCGCCGCCGAACGGGCGGACTGGGTGGCCGGCTTCATCGCGGCGCACGGCCTGTCGGAGGCGTTCCAACTGCTCGGCGTCTGCGCGGTCCCCTGGGCGGAGCCGTTGGGCCGCGCGGTGGTGGACTCCCTGAACATCGCCCGCGACGCGGGAAGTTACCCCTGGAGCTTCAGCGGCGTGATGGGCCTCGCGGAGCGCTGCCTCGACCCGTCGGAGGCGGTCCGCCTGGAGGCGCTCACCGCGATACCCGACGAGGCGGAGAACGCCTCTCCCGGTGCGGGCGGCTACTGGTCGGAGGCGTTCCAGCGCCTCGTGACCACGCTGCGCCTGCGCGCGGCGATCCGGGACGAACTCCCGCCGCCGTGA